One stretch of Bacteroidales bacterium DNA includes these proteins:
- a CDS encoding glycosyltransferase family 39 protein — protein MILQFVIVNPVYELHRDEFLHLDQANHLAFGFISLPPLTSLISKIIFLFGGDVFWIRFFPALFGSFTIVFAWRIAEESGGSLTSKIVVSSGLIFSALARLNILFQPNSFDIMIWTAIFWILIKYFKTPENKWLYLLSVVAAVGFYNKYNVVFLFAGLFIGLIATPGRKIFKNIAFWKAVALALLLILPNLIWQIKNGFPVVEHMKVLKADQLVNNTASGFLLSQLLFFFGSLPVIICALAALIFYKSFKPYRFIGIAFIVTISLFVILKAKDYYAIGLYPVLIALGAVFIEKILKEKLKLIVSGFLIVANLGIFFMTAKVMFPLLSPEEILKNGETFEKYGLLRWEDGKNHTLPQDFSDMLGWREMAEKALLTYKMIPQDEVDKTLIMCDNYGQVGALNYYNRGKMPEAYSFSTDYIYWLPHLNNIQNILLVGEKPEDEIVKLFSEWKLAGIVENEFAREKGTGIYLFRGAVPAFTVLFYKEADERKKNHDIF, from the coding sequence ATGATTCTGCAATTTGTAATAGTCAATCCGGTATATGAGCTTCACCGTGATGAGTTTCTGCATCTCGATCAGGCTAACCATCTTGCGTTTGGATTTATTTCGCTCCCTCCGCTTACCTCACTTATATCCAAAATAATATTTCTTTTTGGGGGAGATGTATTCTGGATTCGTTTTTTCCCTGCATTATTCGGTTCATTTACAATTGTTTTTGCCTGGCGTATTGCTGAGGAATCAGGTGGCAGTCTGACCTCAAAAATTGTAGTATCATCCGGTCTTATATTCTCTGCTCTGGCCAGACTAAACATTCTTTTTCAGCCTAATTCTTTTGATATAATGATTTGGACAGCAATCTTCTGGATCCTGATAAAATATTTTAAAACACCGGAGAATAAATGGTTGTATCTCTTATCTGTGGTTGCTGCTGTTGGGTTTTATAACAAGTATAATGTTGTTTTCCTTTTTGCAGGTTTGTTTATTGGTTTAATAGCGACACCCGGTAGGAAAATATTTAAAAATATTGCATTCTGGAAGGCAGTTGCTCTGGCACTTCTCCTGATTTTGCCAAACCTTATCTGGCAGATTAAGAATGGATTTCCTGTAGTTGAGCATATGAAAGTGCTGAAAGCTGATCAGCTCGTTAATAATACTGCATCAGGATTTCTTTTAAGTCAGCTACTTTTCTTCTTTGGTTCATTACCGGTTATTATATGCGCCCTAGCAGCACTCATTTTTTACAAATCGTTTAAGCCTTACCGGTTCATAGGAATAGCATTTATAGTAACAATTTCTCTGTTCGTAATACTTAAAGCAAAAGACTATTATGCAATAGGATTGTACCCTGTGCTCATTGCATTGGGAGCTGTGTTTATTGAGAAAATTCTTAAGGAAAAACTGAAACTGATCGTTTCTGGTTTTTTAATAGTGGCGAACCTTGGAATATTTTTTATGACTGCAAAAGTGATGTTTCCTCTTCTCTCTCCGGAAGAGATCCTGAAGAATGGCGAAACTTTCGAAAAGTATGGATTGCTTCGTTGGGAAGATGGGAAAAATCATACACTTCCACAGGATTTCTCCGACATGTTGGGATGGCGTGAAATGGCCGAAAAGGCGCTTCTGACTTATAAAATGATTCCTCAGGATGAAGTTGATAAGACTCTTATCATGTGTGATAATTACGGACAGGTTGGGGCACTCAATTATTACAACCGCGGTAAGATGCCTGAAGCTTATTCATTTAGTACCGATTATATCTACTGGCTGCCTCATTTAAATAACATTCAAAACATTTTACTGGTAGGAGAGAAACCTGAAGATGAGATTGTAAAACTTTTCAGTGAGTGGAAGCTTGCCGGAATTGTTGAAAATGAATTTGCAAGAGAAAAGGGAACAGGGATATACCTGTTCAGAGGAGCTGTCCCGGCATTTACTGTTTTATTTTATAAAGAAGCAGATGAGCGAAAAAAGAACCACGATATTTTCTAA
- a CDS encoding response regulator: protein MKDSIIVGLLQNTAILLALSYVYEFWWNRNDEPKNILNKILTGIIIGLIGIVVMLTPWILVPGLVFDTRSVVLSVSGLFFGKLPTAVAMLLTGLVRLAKGGDGVWMGIAVVISSGTIGMLWHRFRPLKQSKNYLAELVAMGIVVHVVMLGCSILLPVSSRFDTIKTIIIPTLTIYPVATLLLGTLMFRQFQNWQNRRAADKLRESERRFSELLKNTFLFSAIVDMEGKIVFCNRSLLEVSEYTFEELSEKNLFDIFVPLESQEQLGQLFAKALSGDESALNFEAEFLTKGGSRLLVSFNCTLLKDENGKISGVAGIGENITKRRQTEAELLKSKIKAEESDKLKSIFLANMSHEIRTPMNSIMGFSELLGENDLSQDFRTQYIDIIKSSSNRLLQLINDIIDLSKIEAKQLSVNVSECNLSELLSNSIESFRRSELLLKKPEVKLVLNLPEEIDKIKFLSDGVRVQQVLDNLVSNAIKYSNRGIINVGCAITGSKGNEVIEIHVKDTGIGISSEMQEIVFERFRQVEEGRYHEGAGLGLSISKGIVELLGGKIWFTSEANIGSTFYFTLPYIIAKETTETVPRSGTFLPNIKGKRVLIAEDDYNSYRFLELILKRQNAELSHAENGEILLNMIEARLPDLILLDINMPVMNGFEVLDEMKKRGLNTKIIAQTAYAMPDEKERCLSSGCNGYISKPIKKEELFRVINEVLSA, encoded by the coding sequence ATGAAAGATTCAATAATTGTCGGTTTGCTCCAGAATACAGCAATTCTGCTGGCTCTTAGTTATGTTTATGAATTCTGGTGGAACAGGAACGATGAACCAAAAAACATTCTGAATAAGATACTTACAGGAATTATTATTGGTCTGATCGGTATAGTAGTGATGCTGACACCATGGATACTGGTTCCCGGACTTGTATTTGATACCCGCTCAGTTGTTTTGTCAGTATCAGGACTGTTTTTCGGGAAACTGCCTACAGCTGTTGCCATGCTGTTAACCGGTCTGGTCAGATTAGCGAAAGGTGGTGATGGTGTATGGATGGGCATTGCGGTTGTTATAAGTTCAGGTACCATTGGTATGCTTTGGCACAGATTCCGACCCTTAAAGCAAAGTAAAAACTATCTTGCAGAGTTGGTAGCAATGGGGATTGTTGTTCATGTTGTAATGCTTGGTTGTTCAATCCTTTTACCAGTTTCCAGCAGATTTGATACTATTAAAACTATAATAATACCTACCCTTACTATCTACCCGGTTGCAACCTTACTATTAGGCACATTAATGTTCAGGCAGTTCCAGAACTGGCAGAACAGAAGAGCGGCTGATAAACTGAGAGAATCAGAAAGAAGGTTTTCCGAATTACTTAAAAATACATTCCTCTTTTCTGCCATAGTAGATATGGAGGGAAAAATAGTATTCTGCAACAGATCACTTCTGGAGGTTTCAGAGTATACGTTTGAGGAACTGTCAGAAAAAAACCTGTTTGATATTTTTGTGCCTCTTGAATCACAGGAACAACTTGGACAATTATTCGCTAAAGCATTATCAGGTGATGAGAGCGCTTTGAATTTTGAAGCTGAGTTTCTGACAAAAGGCGGAAGCAGGCTCCTGGTTTCCTTTAATTGTACACTCTTGAAGGATGAAAATGGCAAGATATCCGGAGTTGCAGGTATTGGTGAAAACATAACCAAAAGGAGACAAACCGAGGCTGAACTCCTGAAGTCAAAAATAAAGGCAGAAGAGAGCGATAAACTTAAGTCAATTTTTCTTGCAAACATGAGCCATGAAATACGTACTCCCATGAATTCCATTATGGGTTTTTCAGAGTTGCTCGGGGAAAATGACCTGTCGCAAGATTTTAGGACTCAATATATTGACATTATTAAAAGTTCCAGCAACCGGCTTCTTCAGCTTATCAATGATATAATTGATCTTTCTAAAATAGAAGCGAAACAACTTTCAGTTAATGTTTCAGAATGCAACCTTTCAGAGTTACTTTCGAACAGTATTGAATCATTCAGAAGAAGTGAGCTATTACTAAAAAAACCTGAAGTCAAACTTGTACTCAACCTGCCGGAAGAGATTGATAAGATCAAGTTTTTATCAGATGGAGTCAGAGTTCAACAGGTTCTGGATAACCTTGTCAGCAATGCAATAAAATATTCCAACCGGGGCATAATAAATGTCGGATGTGCGATTACCGGCAGCAAAGGAAATGAAGTCATTGAGATCCATGTTAAAGATACCGGCATCGGAATTTCGTCCGAAATGCAGGAAATAGTTTTTGAAAGATTCAGGCAGGTAGAGGAAGGCAGGTATCATGAAGGAGCCGGACTCGGATTAAGCATATCAAAAGGCATCGTGGAATTGCTGGGAGGTAAAATATGGTTTACATCTGAGGCCAATATTGGATCAACTTTTTATTTCACATTACCCTATATTATTGCAAAGGAAACCACTGAAACCGTTCCCAGATCCGGTACATTCTTACCTAATATAAAAGGAAAAAGAGTCCTTATTGCAGAAGATGACTACAACTCGTACCGGTTCCTTGAGCTTATTCTGAAGAGACAAAATGCTGAGTTATCACATGCAGAAAACGGTGAAATTCTGTTAAATATGATAGAAGCCCGCCTGCCTGACCTTATTCTGCTGGATATTAATATGCCAGTTATGAATGGGTTTGAGGTGCTTGACGAAATGAAAAAAAGGGGCCTGAATACAAAAATTATTGCACAGACTGCATATGCCATGCCCGATGAGAAGGAGAGATGCCTCTCTTCCGGTTGTAATGGATACATCTCCAAACCAATAAAAAAAGAAGAGCTTTTCAGGGTTATTAATGAAGTCCTGTCTGCCTGA